GGAGGTCGATGCCAACCTCTGGTTTTACCGCAACCTCGGGAATCCGGAACCTACGCCCGCCGACTGGAATGCCGGCAGCCGCACCCTGGCCTATGCCCTGGGCGGTTCGCCTCATTGGAACGATGCATCGGTGATGCCGCAGCTGGAAACGACTGCGGGGGGGGGGGTAGAATATCTTTACAATCGGCGACGGGTGCTTGATACGGCGGCTTATGTTGTTGAAAGTACTACCAACCTGATCGGCGGGGCATGGGAATCGATAACTGGCGGTACGGCAGTTGCGCACCTGGAGATGGCCGAATACGATGTGGTTTCCTCTGATATTCCGACCAACGAGTCCAGTCGGTTTATTCGCCTGCGTATTTCCGTCGATTAAGGTGTTTTGTGAAATTGATGTCCTTATCCATTAGAGCTGTTTAAACCAAGCAGAGCTATCCCCGTGGGCCGGACGTGGACGAAATAAAAGGAAGATACGATGAACATAAAAACAGGTATACGAGCAACTTTAACGATCGCCATGGGATGGGGAGCGTTTACGGCACCGGCGGGTACCGCCACCGATCAGTCCATCATTTCGATCATGAGCGATCCAGCCTATCCCCGGAATGTCTGCGCGCTTCCGTCTCCCGAGAACCCGGCCGATAAAGAACATCTGGAGGAATGGACGAACGCGAAGTTCGGACTCTTTATTCATTGGGGCATCTATTCCGTGCTGGAAGGCATGTGGAAAGGCGAACAGATCCCCGATCTCGGTGAGCAGATTCAGCGCCACGCGAAAATTCCCGGTCGCGAATATGTGGAGGTTGCGAAGCAGTTCAATCCGGTAAAATTCGATGGCCGGGCCTATGCGAAGCTGGCGAAAGAGGCCGGTATGACCTATATGATCCTGACCAGCCGACATCACGACGGATTCTCCATGTTCGATACGGCATACTCCGATTTTGATATCATGGATGCCACGCCCTATAAGAGGGATATCGTGAAAGGTTTGGCGGAAGGGTGCCGGGCGGAGGGGATTCGGCTCGGACTGTACTATTCCAATCCCGACTGGCATTTTCAGGTGGATCCGGATGCCGATAGCTTTGGTGTCGGCCAGAAATACTCGCCTGCTCTGCTTGAATTCCAGCAAAACCAACTCACCGAGCTGCTGACGAATTACGGTCCGATCATGGAAATTTTCTTTGATATGGGGAAGCCGTCGATTGCTGATAGTCAGGCCTTGGCCAAGACCGTTAGAGATCTTCAACCGGAGTGTCTTGTCAGTGGTCGAGTGATGAACAACCAAGGAGATTTCTATACGTTGAGCGATAATTCGGAGGCCACGGAGGTTCTCGATCTTCCGTGGGAAGCCCCATCCACATTCCACAGCGAGCCTGGGCATACCTGGGGGTGGAAATCCTGGGTGGTTGATCCGCCGATGGAAAAAGAGGTCGCGCGTTGCGTGCAGAAACTATCACGGGTAACATCACGGGGAGGAAACTTTCTTCTTAACATCGGGCCGAAACCGGACGGTACGGTTTCTGAATACCAAACCGAAGCGTTGCAGTCGATCGGCGTGTGGGTTGACGCGCACCGGGAAACCATCTTCGATGTTCACACGACCCCGTTCAAGCGCTCGCCATGGGGAGCGTCCACGTGGAAAGAGAATGAACTCTATCTGCATGTCGCCAAGTGGCCGAAGGATGGAAAGATCCGTCTGCCGGATTTATTTTCCTCCGTTGAGGAGGTTCGACTTTTTACCGATGCTTCGGTGAACTATTCCTTTGAGGCGCTGGAACAGGGCGGAGTCGTGATCCATGTTCCCCGGACTGCGCCGGAAAAATATCAAACCGTGATTACGGTGCAGTGCGGGGGTGAAATCAAAACGCGTGTACCTCTGGTGACTCAGACGAATCCCGATAAGATCGACCTCGGAAAGGACAGCTTGGTCACGCGGGATTTTATCCATGGGATGAGCTATGCCTGCAGGGTGAAGAATGTGCAGGGTTCCTGGAAATTCAACCCGGTGAAATCGGGAAAATATAAGGTCACGCTGGGTGCCGATGTCAAAAAGATGAAGCTGAAGAAGAACCAGCAACCCGACATGGAAGCGCGTCCGGTTCTGATTTCGATTGGCGAGAACCTCTTCCGGGTAAACATTCCCGTAGCGCTGGGCAAGATCGAGATTGAGGTCGGCGAGGTTGAGCTCAAGGCCGGATCCTGTCAGACCGTTATGATTGTCAAGGATACCGGAATGAACGGGGAGGGCGACCCGTCGCGTTTCTCGTTGGAACCCATCTGGCCGGAACGGCTGGTCCTAATCCGCCAGTGAGCTAGAGGAGCGTCCCATTGGAACGTTGAGTCCGTGACGCCGCACCCCGAGCTGGCGGCGTACGATGTGGTTTCCGCGGAGATCTCAACCGAGGAAACCAACCGGTTCATTCGGTTGCACATTTCAATGGATTAAAAAAAACGGTCAGTTTGGCTGCGCGACTCTGTATGTGGAGATAAGACGAGTTGCATCTTGTGCGTAGAAAAAATATGCACGCGGGCTCCGCAACGAGCCGTTGTTTGAGAAAATAAATTATGAACACAAAAAAAATGATTATTTTGGCAGTGCTGGGTGCGCTATCGGCCGGGTCGGCTTTTGGTCAGGCGACGGAACTGAAGGTGATGACTTTCAATATTCTGCAATCGGGTAAGAAATGTGATGAAATCGGCAGCACGTCGCCGTTGCTCAACACCGTGCGTTATGAGGACATCGCGAACGTAATCATTGAGTCGGGCGCGGATGTTGTGGGGATAACAGAACCCAATACCGCCAATCCTGATCCGATTCTCGGATTTTTGCAGGCGACGAATTCCGATTGGCAGAAGCTCGGTAAGGTGTACGCCAAGTATCCGATCACACCCGACCCGCTGAATCCGAACACCGGAAACGATGATTCGTATGCCTATCAGGTGGAAGTCGGGTTGAATCGTTATGTGTATATCCATGTGGCGCACTGGCACCCGAAACATGAGGGCATCCGCGAAATCCAGGAGCGCATGATTGCGGGCACGGTTCCAAGCGATCTGGAGGTTTTTGAGCAGGAGATTCAGGGCAAGGTCAGTACGCAGAGCGCGTATAACCACACGCTCGCTCGCGCGAAGCCGCACATTGATGCGGGGCGTCCGCTTTTTGTGATGGGCGATTTTAATGCGTCATCGCACGAGGACTGGACCGCGGATTATGTTTCGAACGGGATGGATCGCTGGTGCGGGAATCCGACGAATAATCCGCCGCTTAATTTTGAGATTGAATGGCGCGGCTCCAGAACGCTGGTTGATGGCGGCCTTTCGGATGCGTACCGTGCCGTCTGGCCCGATCCGGTCACCAAGCCGGGCTTTACGTGGACGCCGCCGTACGCCAACGACACGGGCGGACGCCGGCCTTACGATGATTACGCAAGCAATCCAAAATGTAACATGCTCGACCGGATCGACTGGTTGCTGTTTGCGGGCAGTAATGTGGCGGTTTCTGCGGCGGCGGTGGTCGGCGAAAATCCAGCGAATCCGGAACACGATGGTAAATCAAAAATTATTCCTGAAATTCAGTATTCCGGTTCGTGGCCGTCGGACCATCGCGCCGTACTCGGCGTTTTCAGTATTCCGGAAGATACCGGCCCGGCTATTGAACTGACTGAGCCCGTGATTCCGACGCGCCAGTCGGCGGACTTTATCAGCGATATTGCGCAGATTGAAGGGGATGCCGATCCGGCGACGCTGGGTTCGTGGAGTGCGGATTCGGGCACGTTCGATGCGGGGCAGCTGGTGTTAAACAGCAACGGAACGTTTACGGTTTCATTTAATGACGCGCAGTTTGATCGCTGGGCGCATACGGGCGTGCTCGACGGCGACACGGGTTGGACGATAGAGGCGTGCATTCGTATCGACGATGAGGGTTCGACCGGCGGCGATGTCGGCGTGTTCGATATTCAGTCGCGCTCGTCAGACGGCGGAACGTCGCCGTGGATTTATCTGCGCCCGGACGGGATCGGGCATCGTGTGAGCGGTAACGATGCCGGCCTGCTTTATGCGACGAATCTAATGGACGGCGCTTTTCACACGTTTCGCGTGGCGACGCAGGCGGAGGTCGGGCATATGCTTTGGCTGGACGGAGAGGTGGTGGCGGAGTGGACGGGGAATGATGTCGTGAATAATAAACGCTTTTTCCTCGGCCGCAACGGCGGCAATACGGTGGATGATGGAACGGTGACGGTTGATTATGTCCGTGTTGATTCGACCGGGTTCTATGCGCCGCCGTTCGTGCCGTACATCACCTCGATTGCGCGGGATGGGTAGCACATGGTTCTTCGCTGGCGCGCAAAAATGGGACACCGTTTTAACCTGCAATATACCGACCGCTTGATTGATCCGGCATGGAGCAATGCCGTGAGCATCTTGTCCGAAACAAACGGAGTGATTGAGGGGATCGACAGCAACTTCACCGGCTCGGCCCGCTTTTATCGGGTTGGTTCGATTCCGGAGGAGTGAGAAGGTGGGGCAGGCATCTTGCCTGTTTACCCCGCATCGTTTCCACGGGGCGGAGCTTTGTATGCCGATTGGGTGGCTGGATATGATATTGCGGGAGAAGAGGGCTTTGCCGAGAATCCCGACAATGACGCGTTCGACAACTTGGCCGAATATGGACTCGGTGGCGCGGCCTAGCCTATACGCTTGAAGAGGTCGGCAACCTGTTTTCCAATGATTGGAAGACGGTGACAATCCCGCCATCGGGCACCGCCCCGCTCGAACTCGATTTCGAGGCCGTCACCAAACAGATTCAGGCAGCGGAACCCAGCCAGTTCATTCGGCTTAAATTGACAATTGAGTAAAATTTTTCTGCAATCCGGCAAGGTGGGCGATGTATATATAGATAAGAGCATTGCGCTATTGAAAACTGAGTCGGGCGCATTTTGTCTCGATTTGAACCTATTTGAGCCATTGGAAGGATATAGAATGAAATTTTTGATGTTACTTTGTTTATTGCTGTCGATGTCGGTCACGGCGGCGGAGTTTTATGTGTCGCCGAACGGGAACGACTCGGATACCGGATCGTTTGACGCCCCGTTCAAAACCGTTGTCCGGGCACGCGATGTCGCGCGTTCCACTTCGGAGTTGGTTACGGTTTATCTGCGCGAAGGCCGCTATGTATTGGATGAGACGGTGGTGTTCGGGCTACAGGATGGAAATGCCACGTATACGGCATTTGAAGACGAAAAACCGGTTATCACCTCTGCCCGGCCTGTGACGGGGTGGAAAAAGGCGAAGGGCAGCCTGTGGGTGGCTGACACGCCAGAGGGCGTCGAGGATTTCAAGGTCATGTTTGACGGCGATCGCATGCTGGAACGGGCTCGCAGCCGAGGCTTCCAAAGCCCTCAGCAAAAATTTAAAACCTTTGCCACGCGCAATACGGCACTGCCGGAAGATCGTCCGTTGTTGCGCCGTTTAGAGTTTCCGGCGGGTGAAATCAAGGCCTGGGACAATATCGGGGATGTGGAAGCCTTTTTCTGCGGTGTACCCTGGACGTTTAATATTTCGACGATTGAAAAGGTGGATGAGGAAAATAACATTGCCTGGTTGAAGTATGAAGGCAATACCCCGCCTTCCACCACGCCGAAGCCCTACAACCCGTCCTACATTGAAAATCATATTTCCGTGCTGGATCAGCCGGGTGAATGGTGCGTCAACACGAAGACGCGCAAGATCCACTATTGGCCGGTCAACGGCGAACCGGGCGATAACATCTGCGTTCCAACGCTGACCGAGTTTTTCCGGGTCGAAGGCGGCATTGACTATGACGGTTCGAAGGATACGCCCGTCAAAGGCCTTGCCTTCAAAGGCCTGACCTTCACGCAGGGCAATCGCTATTCGTGGTGGGACGATCATAAGGGCTGGGGCATCCAGCACGACTGGGATAAGTTTGACCACGGCAATGCGTTGCTGCGTTTTCGCGGTGCGGAGGATTGTCTGGTGGAAAACTGCCGATTTATTAATTCAGGAAACTCGGCGATTCGCCTCGACCTGCATGCGCAGAATATCACCATCCAGAATAACCTGATCGACCGGGTGGGGCATATGGGCATCCTGCTGTGCGGCTATGGCCCGGGAACGAAAGATGTGAATAAGAACAACCGAATCGTGAATAACTTGATTCGCCGAACGGGGGAATTAATCTGGCATGGCCATGCCATCTTTGTCTGGCAGAGCGGTGAAAACGTTATTGCCAACAACCACATCCGCGAAGTGCCGCGCAAGGCGATCGGCCTCTGCGGGGTACGTGGTGCCATTTTCATGGAAGGCAAAAAAGTCGATTGGGATGAAGCCAGCAAGACGATTCGCTGGGACGAGCTGGGCTGTGAAATCTTTACCGACGAGGACGGCACATTGCAAAGCCGCCTACTGCCGTATCTGCACGCGCGGAATAACCTGGTGGAAGGTAACTATGTCTACCGCGGTCGCACCAAGATCGGCGATGGCGCGTGTTTGAACGTGTCCGGTGCGGGAACGGGCAATGTGCTGCGTCGTAACATGCTCTCGATGGTGCTTGGAAACGGCATGCGCTGCGACGACTGGCAGCAGGGCACCACCTTTACTGAAAACCTGATTCTATCCGGCGGCGTGGTGCATAAAGGGAAGAATGATCTGATTAACAACATCTTTGTGAACAGCCGGATCAACTTTTCGCTCTATCCCGACCAGCAACCCGATCCCGGATCGAAGGTGCAGAACAATCTGTTTTATTTCACACGCGACAATATCATCCCGTACACGGGGCGCGAATCGCAGAGCATCAAGACGCCGCAGTCGTTGGATGTTGAAAATAATCTCTACTTCTGTGAAAGCAAAATCGACCACCTCGAAAAGTTTCTGGCCGGCTGGCAGGCCAAGGGCGTCGATGCAGGTTCAAAGGTGGCCGATCCGCTCTTTGCAAAGAAGGTCGATTTGACGGTCGAAGCTAGGCCCGATGACTATCTGCTGGCGAAAAATTCACCGGCCTTGAAGATGGGCTTCAAACAGATTGATACCTCGAAGATCGGGCTGACGGATGAATATCCGGCAACACTGCTTGCCGAAGTATTCCCGTCGAAGCGCGGCACGTGCGTTTCCGGCACCGCCAAGGTCGTGGCCAGCAGCAAGGCCAATGGCGATACCTCAAAACTGGTCAAGCCTGCCGCAAACATGACGGCGGTCTTTGAGACGAAGGTGGAGGAACAGCCCTTCGTGGTGATTGAACTCGAAAAAGAAGTCCCGGTCGATGGACTCGAAATCGTGGCCGACCACAAGGATCGGCAGAATCACCTGCGCGGGCTTACCGTCTGGACTTCGTGCGATCAGAAGCATTGGGTTGAAATATGGCGTGCCGATCCCTACCATATCGCCATGGGCCGCGACTGGCTGGTCAAACCCTACGAGGTGCGCCCTGCAAAGTATGTGAAGATCGGCCTGCGCCCGAAAGCCGATCTGCCGTTTCAGCCTGAAGACGAGCGTATGAAGATGGGAAAATATACCCTGAAGCTCAATCACGTTGGCATTTATTCATCAGCGCTCTAAAATAGTAGACTGAGTTTCGTCATAAATCGCATTCGGCGCGGTATCTGTTTTCATAGGAATTTTATTTGAAAACAGAGGGGTGATATGAGTCGTTTACGCAAAGTCTGGACTGTTGGGTGTTTGGTTGTTTTGGTTTTACTCGGGTTTGTTGTCTCGCGACAAAATGAACCTGTGCAGGGTGGTTCGGTTGTTTCCAATGCTCCAAATGCGCCACAGCGCAAAGTCGTCGAACCGATTTTTCCTGAAGTACAGGTTGAATCTGAAATCCTGAGGACGGAAGCGCTGAGCGATACACAGGCGCGGCTGAATCTGGATTTTCCGGTGGTATCGTTTTCTGATGTGACGCTGGAGGACGGAAACGCATATCAGACGGCGCATC
This DNA window, taken from Pontiella desulfatans, encodes the following:
- a CDS encoding alpha-L-fucosidase, encoding MNIKTGIRATLTIAMGWGAFTAPAGTATDQSIISIMSDPAYPRNVCALPSPENPADKEHLEEWTNAKFGLFIHWGIYSVLEGMWKGEQIPDLGEQIQRHAKIPGREYVEVAKQFNPVKFDGRAYAKLAKEAGMTYMILTSRHHDGFSMFDTAYSDFDIMDATPYKRDIVKGLAEGCRAEGIRLGLYYSNPDWHFQVDPDADSFGVGQKYSPALLEFQQNQLTELLTNYGPIMEIFFDMGKPSIADSQALAKTVRDLQPECLVSGRVMNNQGDFYTLSDNSEATEVLDLPWEAPSTFHSEPGHTWGWKSWVVDPPMEKEVARCVQKLSRVTSRGGNFLLNIGPKPDGTVSEYQTEALQSIGVWVDAHRETIFDVHTTPFKRSPWGASTWKENELYLHVAKWPKDGKIRLPDLFSSVEEVRLFTDASVNYSFEALEQGGVVIHVPRTAPEKYQTVITVQCGGEIKTRVPLVTQTNPDKIDLGKDSLVTRDFIHGMSYACRVKNVQGSWKFNPVKSGKYKVTLGADVKKMKLKKNQQPDMEARPVLISIGENLFRVNIPVALGKIEIEVGEVELKAGSCQTVMIVKDTGMNGEGDPSRFSLEPIWPERLVLIRQ
- a CDS encoding endonuclease/exonuclease/phosphatase family protein — its product is MNTKKMIILAVLGALSAGSAFGQATELKVMTFNILQSGKKCDEIGSTSPLLNTVRYEDIANVIIESGADVVGITEPNTANPDPILGFLQATNSDWQKLGKVYAKYPITPDPLNPNTGNDDSYAYQVEVGLNRYVYIHVAHWHPKHEGIREIQERMIAGTVPSDLEVFEQEIQGKVSTQSAYNHTLARAKPHIDAGRPLFVMGDFNASSHEDWTADYVSNGMDRWCGNPTNNPPLNFEIEWRGSRTLVDGGLSDAYRAVWPDPVTKPGFTWTPPYANDTGGRRPYDDYASNPKCNMLDRIDWLLFAGSNVAVSAAAVVGENPANPEHDGKSKIIPEIQYSGSWPSDHRAVLGVFSIPEDTGPAIELTEPVIPTRQSADFISDIAQIEGDADPATLGSWSADSGTFDAGQLVLNSNGTFTVSFNDAQFDRWAHTGVLDGDTGWTIEACIRIDDEGSTGGDVGVFDIQSRSSDGGTSPWIYLRPDGIGHRVSGNDAGLLYATNLMDGAFHTFRVATQAEVGHMLWLDGEVVAEWTGNDVVNNKRFFLGRNGGNTVDDGTVTVDYVRVDSTGFYAPPFVPYITSIARDG
- a CDS encoding right-handed parallel beta-helix repeat-containing protein; the protein is MKFLMLLCLLLSMSVTAAEFYVSPNGNDSDTGSFDAPFKTVVRARDVARSTSELVTVYLREGRYVLDETVVFGLQDGNATYTAFEDEKPVITSARPVTGWKKAKGSLWVADTPEGVEDFKVMFDGDRMLERARSRGFQSPQQKFKTFATRNTALPEDRPLLRRLEFPAGEIKAWDNIGDVEAFFCGVPWTFNISTIEKVDEENNIAWLKYEGNTPPSTTPKPYNPSYIENHISVLDQPGEWCVNTKTRKIHYWPVNGEPGDNICVPTLTEFFRVEGGIDYDGSKDTPVKGLAFKGLTFTQGNRYSWWDDHKGWGIQHDWDKFDHGNALLRFRGAEDCLVENCRFINSGNSAIRLDLHAQNITIQNNLIDRVGHMGILLCGYGPGTKDVNKNNRIVNNLIRRTGELIWHGHAIFVWQSGENVIANNHIREVPRKAIGLCGVRGAIFMEGKKVDWDEASKTIRWDELGCEIFTDEDGTLQSRLLPYLHARNNLVEGNYVYRGRTKIGDGACLNVSGAGTGNVLRRNMLSMVLGNGMRCDDWQQGTTFTENLILSGGVVHKGKNDLINNIFVNSRINFSLYPDQQPDPGSKVQNNLFYFTRDNIIPYTGRESQSIKTPQSLDVENNLYFCESKIDHLEKFLAGWQAKGVDAGSKVADPLFAKKVDLTVEARPDDYLLAKNSPALKMGFKQIDTSKIGLTDEYPATLLAEVFPSKRGTCVSGTAKVVASSKANGDTSKLVKPAANMTAVFETKVEEQPFVVIELEKEVPVDGLEIVADHKDRQNHLRGLTVWTSCDQKHWVEIWRADPYHIAMGRDWLVKPYEVRPAKYVKIGLRPKADLPFQPEDERMKMGKYTLKLNHVGIYSSAL